In one Pseudarthrobacter oxydans genomic region, the following are encoded:
- a CDS encoding acyl-CoA dehydrogenase has protein sequence MDFDLTTEQKDFRDSVRAFAERELAAGALERAHSSDYPWDVAKKMADNGLIGITLAEEDGGGGGSLMDAVIAIEQIAAVCPRSADVIQAGNFGALRVLANFANAEQKSRFLGPLLDGSGLICVAMTEPDAGSAVTELTTTATPDGDGYRINGTKIFTTHGLHASVFLVYVRFGPGADGVGSVLIERDAEGMSFGAPASFMGGEDWNPIFFDNVYIPAENVLLGAGGFKKQIAGFNVERIGNSARALALGRYSYQLAREHALVRKQFGRALCEFQGLQWKFADMKIKLDAAQLLLYRAAVNADTGFPSAEETAIAKVMCNRTGFDVANESLQVLGGMGYSDEMLVEYCLRRTRGWMIAGGTIEMLLNRIAESVFDRRFSQRHS, from the coding sequence GTGGACTTCGACCTCACCACCGAGCAAAAGGACTTCCGTGATTCGGTTCGCGCGTTCGCAGAACGCGAACTCGCAGCCGGCGCACTGGAGCGTGCTCACAGCAGCGACTATCCGTGGGACGTCGCAAAGAAAATGGCCGACAACGGCCTCATCGGCATCACCTTGGCAGAGGAGGACGGTGGTGGCGGCGGGTCCCTCATGGACGCGGTCATTGCCATCGAACAAATCGCCGCAGTGTGTCCTCGTAGTGCCGATGTCATCCAAGCCGGTAATTTCGGAGCGCTCCGGGTGCTGGCAAACTTCGCGAACGCTGAGCAGAAGTCCCGTTTCTTGGGGCCATTGCTCGACGGGTCGGGCCTGATCTGCGTCGCGATGACTGAGCCCGACGCCGGTTCGGCTGTCACCGAGCTCACCACGACTGCAACCCCGGATGGCGACGGCTACAGGATCAACGGGACAAAGATCTTTACAACCCATGGACTTCACGCCTCCGTGTTCCTGGTCTATGTCAGGTTTGGGCCGGGCGCCGACGGCGTCGGGTCCGTCTTGATCGAAAGGGATGCCGAAGGCATGAGCTTCGGCGCCCCGGCGAGCTTCATGGGCGGCGAAGACTGGAATCCCATCTTCTTCGACAACGTCTACATCCCCGCCGAGAATGTTCTTCTGGGTGCCGGAGGGTTCAAGAAGCAGATCGCCGGCTTCAACGTCGAGCGGATCGGAAACAGCGCCCGGGCACTGGCTTTGGGCCGATACTCCTACCAGCTGGCACGGGAGCATGCTCTCGTACGGAAGCAGTTCGGCCGTGCGCTTTGCGAGTTCCAGGGACTTCAGTGGAAATTTGCTGACATGAAGATCAAGCTCGACGCTGCCCAGTTGCTGCTCTACCGTGCTGCGGTGAATGCGGACACCGGCTTCCCTTCCGCAGAGGAAACGGCCATCGCCAAGGTCATGTGCAACCGGACTGGATTCGATGTCGCGAATGAATCGTTGCAGGTCCTAGGCGGCATGGGGTACAGCGACGAAATGCTTGTGGAATATTGCCTGCGCCGAACACGAGGGTGGATGATTGCCGGCGGAACCATCGAGATGCTGTTGAACCGCATCGCAGAATCCGTGTTCGATCGCCGATTCTCCCAGAGGCACTCATGA
- a CDS encoding acetate--CoA ligase family protein translates to MIDVYATEPKGASVNEQDRRVFDALFAPQVIALVGASSDETKHTSRPQRSLRLHGYTGKIVPINPKRDEIFGDRAYPSLLDVPDTIDHAFIMVPAAAVPQTIEQCIERRVPVATIYADGFAEAGPEGRRMQEELVARAREGGVRILGPNCSGVLSTKPSSALSVNAAIEQLEIKPGPLAVISQSGSMTGGLLSRGLGRGVGFSKVVSIGNESDITVGEITDWLVDDPETGTILLFLETIRDAPRLASAARRAVEAGKPVIAYKLGRSDVGRRLAASHTGAMAGSAEVADAFFTAHGILRIDNLETMFELPTLLANKGPSKQHRVAVMSTTGGGAATVVDRLGTMDVEVVSPSEAVVAALAGKGIDIPRGPLTDLTHAGTRADVYGAVLDELVASDHCDLVLAIAGSSAQFQPEISVGPLLRAGNQGKPLAAFFAPHASEALRQLGESNVAGFRTPESCADAVRAWSQWKLPMPVPAVDRPSLAAVADSIAALNGRRPNELESAAVFGALGIRTAPAVVVSGEADAESVSAMDIEYPVVAKVLSADIPHKTDAGGVVLRIKSPEELLQAIQDIRGNIARRHPDASVDGVLVQRMEAGLAEVILGFRRDPEVGPVVVLGVGGVLAEVYKDIAIRVAPVGIDEARSMIEQVKGLAVVRGYRGLPLGDTEALAQAVVSLSQLADDSVQQIAEAEINPLLVLPIGAGVVAVDGLVICSQGT, encoded by the coding sequence ATGATCGACGTATATGCCACGGAGCCCAAGGGGGCATCAGTGAACGAGCAGGACCGTCGAGTCTTCGATGCGCTGTTCGCGCCCCAAGTGATCGCACTGGTCGGGGCTTCCAGCGATGAAACAAAGCACACGTCACGGCCGCAACGATCGCTTCGGCTGCACGGTTACACGGGCAAGATCGTGCCGATCAACCCAAAGCGGGATGAGATCTTCGGCGACCGTGCGTATCCAAGTCTCCTCGACGTCCCTGACACCATCGATCATGCTTTCATTATGGTGCCGGCAGCAGCGGTACCACAGACCATCGAGCAATGCATCGAACGTCGCGTGCCTGTCGCCACCATATACGCCGACGGTTTCGCAGAGGCCGGGCCCGAGGGCCGCCGAATGCAGGAGGAACTCGTCGCCCGTGCCCGTGAGGGCGGTGTCCGCATTCTCGGTCCGAACTGCAGCGGCGTGCTTAGCACCAAACCGTCCAGCGCCCTCTCCGTCAACGCTGCCATCGAGCAATTGGAGATCAAACCAGGACCGCTCGCCGTCATCTCCCAGTCAGGGAGCATGACTGGTGGACTGCTCTCACGTGGGCTCGGCCGCGGCGTCGGATTCTCCAAAGTCGTATCCATCGGCAACGAGAGCGACATCACCGTCGGTGAGATCACCGACTGGCTCGTGGACGACCCAGAGACAGGCACCATCCTGCTCTTTCTCGAGACGATCCGGGACGCTCCCCGTCTCGCCTCAGCTGCCCGCCGCGCCGTGGAGGCCGGGAAACCCGTCATCGCGTACAAGCTCGGCCGTTCAGATGTCGGACGACGCCTCGCTGCATCCCACACGGGGGCGATGGCCGGCTCCGCGGAAGTTGCCGATGCGTTCTTCACCGCCCACGGTATCCTGCGCATCGACAACCTTGAAACGATGTTTGAGCTTCCTACTCTCCTGGCCAACAAGGGCCCATCAAAGCAGCATAGGGTTGCCGTGATGTCGACAACGGGCGGGGGTGCTGCCACCGTAGTGGACCGTCTGGGCACCATGGATGTGGAAGTTGTCTCTCCGAGCGAAGCCGTTGTTGCCGCCCTTGCAGGGAAGGGGATCGACATCCCCCGAGGACCTTTGACTGACCTGACACATGCCGGCACACGGGCAGACGTCTACGGGGCAGTACTTGACGAGCTCGTCGCTTCCGACCACTGCGACCTTGTTCTTGCCATTGCAGGCAGCTCTGCACAGTTCCAACCGGAGATCTCGGTTGGCCCGCTTCTCCGCGCCGGGAACCAAGGCAAACCGTTAGCTGCGTTCTTCGCCCCGCACGCCTCGGAAGCCCTCCGGCAACTGGGCGAAAGCAACGTTGCCGGCTTCCGCACGCCCGAGTCCTGCGCCGATGCAGTCCGGGCCTGGAGCCAGTGGAAGCTTCCAATGCCTGTGCCTGCTGTCGATCGGCCGTCGCTGGCCGCGGTGGCGGATTCCATCGCGGCCCTGAACGGTCGACGTCCGAACGAGCTTGAGTCCGCAGCGGTCTTTGGAGCGTTGGGCATCCGCACGGCACCGGCCGTCGTCGTTTCAGGTGAAGCAGACGCTGAGTCTGTCTCCGCGATGGACATAGAATATCCGGTCGTCGCCAAGGTCCTGTCAGCCGATATACCTCATAAAACGGACGCTGGCGGGGTTGTCCTCCGCATTAAGAGCCCCGAGGAGCTGTTACAGGCCATCCAGGATATCCGCGGAAATATTGCCAGGCGGCATCCGGACGCAAGCGTTGACGGTGTGCTCGTCCAAAGAATGGAGGCGGGCCTGGCCGAAGTGATCCTCGGCTTCCGTCGTGATCCTGAAGTCGGTCCGGTTGTAGTGCTCGGCGTCGGCGGAGTTCTCGCGGAGGTCTACAAAGACATCGCCATACGCGTCGCTCCCGTCGGTATCGACGAGGCACGCTCGATGATCGAGCAGGTTAAGGGACTGGCCGTAGTGCGAGGCTACCGAGGGCTTCCGCTCGGTGACACCGAAGCATTGGCGCAGGCCGTGGTCTCCCTGTCGCAGCTGGCCGATGACTCGGTCCAACAGATCGCAGAGGCCGAGATTAATCCCCTGCTTGTACTGCCCATCGGAGCGGGCGTAGTGGCCGTCGACGGCCTCGTCATCTGTTCGCAGGGCACCTGA
- a CDS encoding enoyl-CoA hydratase-related protein translates to MTIDNAPTDEVLAELTSDTVIVTRAQPGVAQVTINRPERRNALNLEVKELIARAVETLGADPLVRAIVITGANGAFVAGTDVAEMQSLTPVEHTLKVTDRMFTVLRACPKPLIAAVEGYALGGGCELALCCDIIVASKRAIFGQPEILLGVIPGAGGTQRLLRAVGHYQAMRLLLTGKHVFAEEAHAMGLVSEIAPEGKAVEQAAEMAALIARMPPLAVAAIKEVVRAGADVPLDTALLLERKAFQVLFDSQDQKEGMRAFLEKRTPEYLGR, encoded by the coding sequence ATGACGATCGATAATGCTCCGACTGACGAAGTCCTCGCAGAACTTACGAGCGACACCGTGATCGTTACACGCGCCCAACCGGGGGTTGCGCAGGTGACAATCAACCGTCCGGAACGTCGCAACGCTCTCAATCTGGAAGTCAAGGAGCTCATTGCCCGTGCGGTGGAAACGTTAGGCGCCGACCCGTTGGTGCGTGCCATCGTGATCACCGGGGCGAACGGTGCCTTTGTTGCAGGCACCGATGTGGCAGAAATGCAGTCCTTGACCCCGGTAGAGCACACACTGAAGGTTACGGATCGGATGTTCACAGTGCTGAGGGCATGCCCCAAGCCACTGATTGCAGCAGTTGAAGGATACGCACTCGGCGGCGGATGTGAGCTGGCGCTGTGCTGCGACATCATCGTCGCATCAAAGCGAGCGATTTTCGGGCAGCCCGAGATTCTGCTGGGTGTGATCCCGGGGGCAGGGGGTACTCAGCGGCTGTTGCGCGCGGTGGGACACTATCAGGCGATGCGCTTGTTGCTGACAGGTAAGCACGTTTTCGCAGAGGAAGCGCACGCGATGGGCCTTGTTTCGGAGATCGCGCCGGAAGGAAAGGCTGTTGAACAGGCTGCAGAGATGGCAGCACTCATCGCCAGGATGCCGCCCTTGGCCGTGGCGGCGATCAAAGAAGTCGTACGTGCCGGGGCGGATGTGCCCTTGGACACTGCCCTCCTGCTTGAGCGAAAGGCCTTCCAGGTTCTGTTCGATTCACAGGACCAAAAAGAGGGCATGCGTGCATTCCTAGAGAAGCGAACGCCTGAGTACCTCGGTCGATGA
- a CDS encoding helix-turn-helix domain-containing protein, producing MARAVRSYSFEFKRALVERFLAGESGPDLAVEAGLASRELLQKWVRAYRLDGEDGLRSKPKGRPRKPGSPPPAELPELERLRRENERLRAEVAYLGKLRALREQGQR from the coding sequence GTGGCCAGGGCGGTGAGGTCGTACTCGTTTGAGTTCAAGCGGGCCCTGGTCGAGCGGTTCCTCGCGGGCGAGTCCGGCCCGGATCTGGCAGTCGAGGCAGGTCTGGCCTCCCGTGAGCTGCTGCAAAAGTGGGTCCGGGCGTATCGTCTGGACGGCGAGGACGGGTTGCGGTCAAAGCCCAAAGGCCGGCCCCGGAAACCCGGTTCCCCGCCACCCGCGGAGCTGCCCGAGCTTGAGCGGTTGCGGCGGGAGAACGAACGGCTGCGCGCTGAGGTGGCGTACCTGGGAAAACTGCGGGCCTTGAGGGAACAGGGACAACGGTAA
- a CDS encoding IS3 family transposase, with translation MDIAGLARSTFFYHQARLQAPDAKEKLKAAVTEIFETNHGRYGHRRIHIELVKQGWTVAKKAVLKLMQALGLVCKVRRRKRYNSYQGEQGAVAPNVLNREFDADAPNRKWVTDVTEFSVGDRKLYLSPVMDLFDRQIISYSLGSSPNLALTNDSLREALTCLQPGQQPLVHSDQGFQYRHASWRTLIAGAGAVQSMSRKGNCYDNAVMENFFGHLKEELFHRVRFLNTDALAAAIEEYIHWYNTKIISTKLKGLSPVQYRAQALAP, from the coding sequence TTGGACATCGCCGGGCTGGCCAGATCCACGTTCTTCTATCACCAGGCCCGGCTGCAGGCGCCCGACGCGAAAGAGAAACTCAAAGCCGCGGTCACGGAGATCTTCGAAACGAACCATGGCCGGTACGGGCACCGCCGCATCCACATCGAGCTGGTCAAGCAAGGGTGGACCGTCGCGAAGAAGGCCGTGCTGAAGCTAATGCAGGCACTCGGGCTGGTCTGCAAGGTCCGGCGCAGGAAGCGCTACAACTCCTACCAGGGCGAACAGGGCGCGGTAGCGCCCAACGTGCTGAACCGGGAGTTCGACGCTGATGCACCGAACCGGAAGTGGGTAACCGATGTCACGGAGTTCAGCGTCGGCGACCGGAAGCTCTACCTCTCACCGGTCATGGACCTCTTCGACCGGCAGATCATTTCCTACTCGCTGGGCTCATCCCCAAACCTGGCGCTCACCAACGATTCCCTTCGTGAGGCCCTGACCTGCCTGCAGCCCGGTCAGCAGCCGCTGGTGCACTCGGACCAAGGCTTCCAATACCGCCACGCATCCTGGCGCACCCTGATCGCTGGAGCCGGCGCGGTCCAATCAATGTCCCGCAAGGGAAATTGCTACGACAACGCCGTCATGGAGAACTTCTTCGGTCACCTCAAGGAAGAACTCTTCCACCGCGTCCGATTCCTCAACACCGACGCACTGGCAGCTGCAATTGAGGAATACATCCACTGGTATAACACCAAAATAATCTCAACCAAGCTCAAGGGCCTAAGCCCGGTCCAATACCGTGCCCAGGCCCTCGCACCTTAG
- a CDS encoding IclR family transcriptional regulator C-terminal domain-containing protein encodes MTILELVVASGLRGVKLGDLAKALAAPKSSLHALTKGLVATGYLREADGAYVVGPAISSLITTESVAAQFAYRHILSDLAARWNETAMLSSLVGDSVVYLDSAAPETLIRANPTLNRRLVLWPRSSGRVFLAFMDAKRFEGYLRRQHPEPSDAEYVRSEVARTRETHIGINVGQSGTDHIGVAVPIFVGQAPVTMSLAMAGPRSRMEDKVDEIAADMLAAAGSITG; translated from the coding sequence ATGACAATTCTTGAGCTCGTAGTTGCGAGTGGTCTGCGGGGGGTTAAGCTCGGAGACCTCGCCAAGGCCCTGGCAGCACCTAAGTCGTCTCTGCATGCTTTGACCAAGGGCCTGGTCGCGACCGGCTACCTCAGGGAAGCCGATGGGGCGTACGTCGTGGGGCCCGCTATCTCGAGCCTCATCACAACGGAATCTGTAGCGGCTCAATTCGCTTACCGTCATATCCTGTCTGATTTGGCAGCCCGCTGGAATGAAACCGCCATGCTTTCTTCCCTGGTAGGAGACTCAGTCGTCTACCTAGACAGCGCTGCGCCCGAAACCCTGATTCGCGCAAATCCCACGCTCAACCGGCGCCTTGTTCTCTGGCCGCGAAGTTCGGGCCGGGTCTTCCTTGCCTTCATGGACGCCAAGCGATTCGAAGGATACCTGCGGCGTCAACATCCGGAACCATCGGATGCGGAGTACGTCAGGTCCGAGGTGGCCCGCACCCGAGAAACTCACATCGGCATCAACGTCGGACAATCCGGAACAGACCACATTGGCGTGGCGGTGCCAATTTTCGTGGGACAGGCCCCGGTGACCATGAGTCTTGCAATGGCAGGTCCGAGATCGCGCATGGAGGACAAGGTTGATGAAATTGCCGCCGACATGCTCGCGGCGGCCGGTTCCATCACTGGTTAG
- a CDS encoding bifunctional 2-methylcitrate synthase/citrate synthase — translation MTDIKKGLAGVTVDYTAVSKVNPETNSLLYRGYPVQELAATQPFEAVAYLLWHGELPTANELATLRAEERLHRALDPEVKAAIDLVPLNAHPMDEVRTAVSLLGARDLAGTGSVFEASGTPDENLARSVRLFAALPAIVAYGQRRRRKLDLIEPRDDLDYASNFLWMTFGEEANDVAANAFNRSMILYAEHSFNASTFTARVVTSTLSDLYSAVVAAIGALKGPLHGGANEAVLHIFNEIGDASNVEPWLDKALASKRKIMGFGHRVYKRGDSRVPTMKTALDTLVEHFDRPDVAELYDALEAGFVSRKGIYPNLDFPSGPAYNLLGFDTVTFTPVFIAARITGWTAHILEQAASNALIRPLSEYNGPDERHIEGYVPDAAAAEAEAAVARRAEESAA, via the coding sequence ATGACGGACATCAAGAAAGGCCTCGCGGGAGTCACTGTTGACTACACGGCCGTGAGCAAGGTCAACCCTGAGACCAACTCGCTTCTGTACCGCGGTTACCCCGTGCAGGAGCTCGCTGCGACCCAACCGTTCGAAGCGGTAGCGTACCTGCTGTGGCACGGCGAGCTGCCCACCGCCAACGAACTCGCCACACTCCGAGCCGAGGAACGGCTCCACCGAGCCCTCGATCCGGAGGTGAAGGCGGCGATTGACCTGGTGCCGCTCAACGCCCACCCAATGGACGAGGTACGCACTGCAGTTAGTCTGCTGGGTGCCCGCGACCTCGCCGGAACAGGCTCCGTATTCGAGGCAAGCGGAACTCCGGACGAAAACCTCGCTCGAAGCGTGCGACTCTTCGCTGCACTCCCTGCGATCGTGGCATACGGGCAGCGCCGACGGCGCAAACTGGACCTGATCGAACCCCGGGACGACCTCGATTACGCCTCGAACTTCCTGTGGATGACCTTCGGTGAGGAGGCTAACGATGTCGCGGCTAACGCATTCAACCGCTCGATGATCCTCTATGCCGAGCACTCCTTCAACGCTTCGACTTTCACTGCTCGCGTCGTGACCAGCACATTGAGTGACCTGTACTCGGCAGTCGTTGCCGCTATTGGCGCACTCAAGGGACCGCTACACGGGGGCGCGAATGAGGCGGTGCTGCATATTTTCAACGAAATCGGAGACGCCTCCAACGTTGAGCCTTGGCTCGACAAAGCCCTCGCCTCCAAGCGGAAGATCATGGGCTTTGGCCACCGAGTTTACAAGCGCGGCGACTCGCGCGTACCCACTATGAAAACCGCCCTGGACACACTGGTCGAGCACTTCGACCGTCCTGATGTCGCCGAACTCTACGATGCGCTCGAGGCTGGATTTGTTAGCCGAAAGGGCATCTACCCGAATCTTGATTTTCCCTCCGGCCCGGCATACAACCTCCTCGGTTTTGACACGGTCACCTTCACACCTGTCTTCATCGCAGCACGAATAACAGGGTGGACTGCCCACATCCTCGAACAGGCGGCTTCGAACGCACTCATCCGCCCGCTGTCAGAGTACAACGGCCCTGATGAGCGCCACATCGAAGGCTATGTGCCCGATGCTGCCGCCGCCGAGGCCGAGGCAGCCGTCGCACGGCGCGCCGAGGAGTCTGCAGCGTAG
- a CDS encoding carboxymuconolactone decarboxylase family protein → MTHPNQPAPSTLDLASLADVISEIADLDAFREAAGTSLAVASDYWRAPMESSHLSPRMKELVLLAMHASATSLNVDAAERHIKRAREAGATAGEILDVLITIVALANHALYFSVPILQDELKRRGDDAGMAEFDPAFEEAKQAFIESRGFWNSDREAIARLMPEYYKALDAVSTESWNNGKLSTKEREFVCIGIDCTVTHNYEPGLRRHIRNALDLGATRGEILEIFQLSGLLGLESYILGAKALFGR, encoded by the coding sequence GTGACACATCCGAATCAGCCGGCGCCGAGCACACTCGACCTCGCGTCACTGGCCGACGTCATCTCAGAGATCGCCGATTTGGACGCCTTCCGCGAAGCGGCTGGGACTTCGTTGGCAGTGGCATCCGACTACTGGCGGGCACCGATGGAGAGCTCACACCTCTCGCCTCGCATGAAAGAACTGGTCCTGCTCGCAATGCATGCTTCAGCTACCAGCCTCAACGTAGACGCGGCTGAACGCCACATCAAACGAGCCCGTGAGGCCGGTGCCACCGCGGGAGAAATCCTCGACGTGCTCATTACGATTGTCGCCCTGGCGAACCACGCCCTTTACTTCTCGGTTCCGATCCTGCAGGACGAACTCAAGCGACGCGGCGACGACGCGGGCATGGCTGAGTTTGACCCAGCTTTTGAAGAAGCCAAACAAGCATTCATTGAGTCACGCGGTTTCTGGAACTCCGATCGTGAAGCGATCGCCCGCTTGATGCCCGAGTATTACAAGGCTCTGGATGCAGTATCAACCGAGTCTTGGAACAACGGCAAGCTCAGCACGAAGGAGCGAGAATTCGTCTGCATCGGAATCGACTGCACGGTAACTCACAATTACGAACCAGGTCTACGTCGCCATATCCGAAACGCGCTGGACCTGGGAGCGACCCGCGGGGAGATCCTTGAAATTTTCCAGCTCTCGGGTCTTCTCGGACTCGAAAGCTACATTCTCGGCGCGAAGGCCCTTTTCGGCCGGTAA
- a CDS encoding SDR family oxidoreductase, which produces MGRLANKIAVVIGAGQSPGESIGNGRATALRFIEEGASILAVDRDIDSARETLKMAKGDTSEAFEADVRQIESLKRAIDFAVSRWGRIDILHYNVGVSVGAGDGPLDVITEDSFDTVMAINLRGAVMAAKLVEPIMRAQGSGVVLNVSSMSAIETSSTNVAYRASKAGLIAFTQQFAMRNAEFGVRANAILPGRVETAMAVDTRARLTGTTRDEIIAQRKSLIPLQGHVGTGWDVANAAVFLASDEAGFITGTSLPVDGGALVKIGW; this is translated from the coding sequence ATGGGCAGACTTGCCAACAAGATCGCTGTCGTCATTGGAGCTGGGCAGAGCCCGGGAGAATCGATCGGAAACGGTCGGGCGACTGCACTGCGGTTTATTGAAGAGGGAGCTTCCATCTTGGCCGTCGACCGAGACATCGACTCGGCGCGGGAAACCCTGAAGATGGCGAAGGGGGACACCAGTGAGGCTTTCGAAGCCGATGTCAGGCAGATCGAATCCCTGAAGCGGGCCATCGATTTCGCAGTATCCCGATGGGGGCGCATCGATATCCTCCACTACAACGTCGGGGTCAGCGTCGGCGCCGGAGACGGCCCGCTCGACGTCATCACCGAGGACTCCTTCGACACAGTAATGGCGATCAATCTTCGTGGGGCTGTCATGGCGGCGAAGCTCGTGGAGCCGATTATGCGAGCCCAAGGATCCGGCGTTGTCTTAAACGTGTCGTCGATGTCTGCGATTGAGACGAGTTCGACGAATGTCGCATATCGGGCAAGCAAGGCCGGGCTCATCGCATTTACCCAGCAGTTCGCTATGAGAAACGCGGAATTCGGCGTCCGGGCGAACGCAATCCTGCCTGGACGGGTGGAAACTGCAATGGCAGTGGATACACGGGCTCGACTCACGGGCACGACCCGCGATGAGATCATCGCTCAACGAAAGTCCCTCATTCCCCTGCAGGGACATGTTGGAACCGGCTGGGACGTGGCTAACGCGGCAGTCTTCCTGGCTTCGGATGAGGCTGGCTTCATCACTGGGACTTCCTTGCCGGTCGACGGCGGAGCATTGGTGAAGATCGGCTGGTAG
- a CDS encoding sugar phosphate isomerase/epimerase: protein MHPVSLSALTILPCSPLEQIDAALEAGFDGVSLRIFPVMETDVDVMANLKLQKTIKRRLEASGLQVFDVEVVRVTRKTIVNELLPALEFAGALGARRLAVTSGTNQEYTPDDEPVIWRRLEELCVAGDQYGVGVMLEFIPYRGISSFGQALRVVQAIGHPGLGVTLDALHFYRSGGTGNEIRRADPALLACAQLCDAPATAPVDLPREARYGRLFPGEGELPLRDFVSSLPDGLPICVEVPAQDHGGLSIVERAKTAMQSAQQLLQQMA, encoded by the coding sequence ATGCATCCTGTTTCGCTATCCGCTCTGACAATTTTGCCCTGCTCGCCCTTGGAGCAGATCGATGCTGCTCTCGAGGCCGGATTTGATGGAGTCAGTCTCCGGATCTTCCCAGTCATGGAGACAGATGTTGATGTGATGGCCAACCTCAAGCTCCAGAAAACAATCAAGAGACGTCTTGAAGCAAGCGGCTTGCAGGTCTTCGATGTCGAAGTCGTCCGAGTTACACGGAAAACGATTGTGAACGAGTTGCTGCCTGCGTTGGAGTTTGCAGGCGCGCTTGGGGCTCGGCGACTGGCCGTCACTTCGGGGACTAACCAGGAGTACACGCCAGATGACGAACCCGTCATCTGGCGTCGGCTTGAAGAGTTGTGCGTCGCGGGCGATCAGTACGGTGTTGGCGTCATGCTGGAATTCATTCCCTATCGGGGAATCTCATCCTTCGGCCAGGCACTAAGAGTCGTCCAGGCGATCGGACATCCGGGACTTGGCGTGACGCTCGACGCGCTTCACTTTTACCGCTCAGGCGGAACGGGAAACGAGATCCGTAGGGCGGACCCGGCGCTTTTGGCTTGTGCGCAACTCTGTGATGCCCCTGCCACTGCTCCAGTTGACCTACCGCGCGAGGCCCGATATGGCAGGCTGTTCCCGGGCGAGGGCGAACTGCCGTTGAGAGATTTCGTGAGTTCCCTGCCCGACGGCCTGCCAATCTGCGTTGAGGTTCCGGCCCAAGATCACGGCGGGCTCTCTATCGTGGAGCGGGCAAAGACGGCCATGCAGTCAGCACAGCAATTGCTTCAACAGATGGCGTGA